In Natrinema amylolyticum, the following are encoded in one genomic region:
- a CDS encoding helix-turn-helix domain-containing protein produces MSVVAEFTIPAEALPFGDTLVATPDAEIEVERIVPTQESALPFFWILGCDPEVFIEDAETEQDISHVQLLARVENGALFQAQWAPNAKLIRGIKRLDATIIEATGTSEHWRFEVRTQEQDTFNDFQEIFEEQGIPIELKRIYDLTELVESNLQSLTSEQRETLIAAYQEGYYEKPRQTTQEELGEEFDISHRAVSARLRRGTRNLIRESLLPPEK; encoded by the coding sequence ATGAGTGTCGTCGCTGAGTTCACAATTCCGGCGGAGGCATTGCCATTCGGAGATACACTCGTAGCAACACCAGACGCGGAAATTGAAGTTGAGCGAATCGTCCCGACGCAGGAGTCAGCGTTACCGTTCTTTTGGATTTTGGGGTGTGATCCAGAGGTATTTATAGAGGATGCTGAAACAGAACAAGATATCTCGCATGTCCAATTACTAGCCCGCGTTGAAAACGGAGCCCTGTTTCAGGCTCAATGGGCTCCGAATGCAAAACTAATCAGAGGAATCAAACGTCTGGATGCGACCATCATCGAAGCCACCGGCACGTCTGAACACTGGCGTTTCGAAGTTCGAACGCAAGAACAGGATACGTTTAATGATTTTCAGGAAATTTTCGAAGAGCAAGGAATTCCCATTGAGTTGAAGCGAATCTATGATCTTACAGAACTAGTGGAAAGTAATTTGCAGTCATTAACATCGGAACAGCGAGAAACGTTGATAGCAGCCTACCAAGAAGGTTACTACGAGAAACCGAGGCAAACCACACAGGAAGAACTCGGTGAGGAGTTCGATATCTCACATCGTGCAGTCTCTGCGCGTCTCCGACGCGGAACCCGAAACCTTATCAGGGAATCATTACTTCCACCTGAGAAATAA
- a CDS encoding competence/damage-inducible protein A, with the protein MNVAIVTVGDEILAGSTTNTNASWLAERITDRGSTVRRILTIPDDRDLIADYVDRWSDAFDAVIVTGGIGGTPDDVTVEAVADGLEREFVVHGEIRERLVEKAAAFRDENPDMVEEYDLQLDIDAAASIPEGATPIVTDEGWAPGCIVENVYVFAGIPDEMKAMFDAVADEFQGASTAETLYTPAPEGSLHEALEGVTERFDVSVGSYPRSENRPGRIRVSSTDPETVEAAIAWLRERVETTAPPAASE; encoded by the coding sequence ATGAACGTCGCGATCGTCACCGTCGGCGACGAAATTCTCGCGGGATCGACGACCAACACCAACGCGTCGTGGCTGGCCGAGCGGATCACCGACCGAGGCAGCACCGTCCGGCGAATCCTGACGATTCCCGACGACCGCGACCTCATCGCGGACTACGTCGACCGCTGGAGCGACGCGTTCGACGCCGTGATCGTCACTGGCGGCATCGGCGGCACCCCCGACGACGTGACCGTCGAAGCCGTCGCCGACGGCTTAGAGCGCGAGTTCGTCGTTCACGGAGAAATCCGAGAGCGACTGGTCGAGAAGGCGGCCGCGTTCCGGGACGAGAACCCGGACATGGTCGAGGAGTACGACCTGCAACTCGACATCGATGCGGCGGCCTCGATCCCCGAGGGCGCGACGCCGATCGTCACCGACGAGGGGTGGGCCCCGGGCTGTATCGTCGAGAACGTCTACGTCTTCGCCGGCATTCCCGACGAGATGAAAGCGATGTTCGACGCGGTCGCCGACGAATTTCAGGGAGCGTCGACCGCGGAAACGCTGTACACGCCGGCACCCGAGGGATCGCTCCACGAGGCGCTCGAGGGCGTCACCGAGCGCTTCGACGTTTCGGTCGGCAGCTATCCCCGGAGCGAGAACCGCCCCGGTCGGATCCGCGTCTCGAGTACCGATCCGGAAACGGTCGAGGCGGCGATCGCGTGGCTCCGCGAGCGGGTCGAGACGACTGCACCGCCGGCCGCGAGCGAGTAG
- a CDS encoding aldehyde dehydrogenase family protein — protein sequence MSTPALEPQADWSELYIDGEWRDAASGETIPVENPAKQEAFTAVPAATVDDVDAAYEAAEAAQPEWAATPREERDEIVENLLDELNARFEEIAGLLATEAGTPGYRAMGEFATATGDVEMALDLKPPEEEVRPSPSVDDKDNHIVHEPVGVVGIISPWNFPLHLSLRALAPAIALGNTVVLKPATNTPITGGLLIAKLCEAAGVPDGVVNVVTGRGSDIGDRMTSHPIPRVISFTGSTAVGKGVAENAGQSLALPALELGGNAPFIVTDEVDLERAARAGAFGSFFHQGQVCISINRHLVHEELYDEYVDLLVDHAESLVIGDPSENEDVTFGPVQNETQRDDIVGFVEDSLEAGATLETGGEADGLFVEPTVLSDCTNDMPTACNEHFGPVAPVIPFSDDEEAIELANDTEYGLSASVFCEDEERARALADRVEAGMVHINDQPINEDHNAPFGGVKQSGLGRYHGEWIVRELTEPKWISVQGEERDYFVFK from the coding sequence ATGAGTACGCCAGCACTCGAGCCACAGGCCGACTGGAGCGAGCTATACATCGACGGCGAATGGCGCGACGCCGCGAGCGGTGAGACGATTCCCGTCGAGAACCCCGCGAAACAGGAAGCGTTTACGGCGGTGCCGGCGGCGACGGTCGATGACGTCGACGCCGCCTACGAGGCGGCCGAGGCGGCCCAGCCCGAGTGGGCGGCGACGCCGCGCGAGGAGCGCGACGAGATCGTCGAGAACCTGTTGGACGAACTGAACGCCCGCTTCGAGGAGATCGCCGGGCTGCTCGCGACGGAGGCCGGCACGCCGGGCTACCGCGCCATGGGCGAGTTCGCCACCGCGACCGGCGACGTGGAGATGGCCCTGGACCTCAAGCCCCCCGAGGAGGAGGTCCGCCCGTCCCCGTCGGTCGACGACAAGGACAACCACATCGTTCACGAACCGGTCGGCGTCGTCGGCATCATCTCGCCGTGGAACTTCCCGCTGCACCTCTCCCTGCGGGCGCTCGCGCCCGCGATCGCGCTGGGGAACACCGTCGTCCTGAAGCCGGCGACGAACACCCCGATCACGGGCGGGCTGCTCATCGCGAAGCTCTGTGAGGCGGCCGGCGTCCCGGACGGCGTCGTCAACGTCGTCACCGGTCGGGGCTCGGACATCGGCGACCGGATGACGAGCCATCCGATCCCGCGGGTGATCTCCTTTACCGGGTCGACGGCCGTCGGTAAGGGCGTCGCGGAGAACGCCGGCCAGAGCCTCGCCCTGCCCGCCCTCGAGCTCGGGGGCAACGCGCCCTTCATCGTCACCGACGAGGTCGACCTCGAGCGGGCCGCTCGCGCCGGTGCCTTCGGCTCGTTCTTCCATCAGGGGCAGGTCTGCATCTCGATCAACCGCCATCTCGTCCACGAGGAGCTGTACGACGAGTACGTCGATCTGCTGGTTGACCACGCCGAGTCGCTCGTGATCGGCGATCCCTCCGAGAACGAGGACGTCACGTTCGGTCCCGTCCAGAACGAGACCCAGCGCGACGACATCGTCGGATTCGTCGAGGACTCGCTCGAGGCGGGTGCCACCCTCGAGACGGGCGGCGAGGCCGACGGCCTGTTCGTCGAGCCGACGGTCCTCTCGGACTGTACTAACGACATGCCGACGGCCTGCAACGAACACTTCGGCCCGGTCGCACCCGTAATCCCCTTCTCGGACGACGAGGAGGCCATCGAACTGGCAAACGACACCGAGTACGGCCTCTCGGCGTCCGTCTTCTGCGAGGACGAGGAGCGGGCCCGCGCGCTCGCCGACCGGGTCGAGGCCGGGATGGTCCACATCAACGACCAGCCGATCAACGAGGACCACAACGCGCCCTTCGGCGGCGTCAAGCAGTCCGGTCTCGGCCGCTACCACGGCGAGTGGATCGTCCGCGAACTCACCGAGCCTAAGTGGATCTCGGTACAGGGCGAGGAGCGCGATTACTTCGTCTTCAAATAA
- a CDS encoding hemolysin family protein, translating into MVAVDLAFSFGRLLFALFLVFLNGFFVAAEFAYVRIRPTQIEELVAEGRSSAKLVQEAEENLDDYLATTQLGITIASLGLGWVGEPAIASLLEPVLGPVLPAGTLHLVSIVIGFSIITFLHVVFGELAPKTLAIADAERIALLVAAPMKFFYYIFIPGIIVFNGTANFFTRLIGVAPASERDESHSEEEILRIVAQSGEQGAVDMDEVEMVESVFDLGETVAREIMVPRPDVVTVRAGMPLSELRGVAASGNYTRFPVVDEDADEPVIGFVHAKDVLQAIEAADGDDAGDEPAGEPTARDLAREVLIVPETRRIDSILAEFRKQNVQMAVVIDEWGAFEGILTIEDVIEEVVGEIQDEFDVASMEPSVDELPDGRYAMDGGVPLEDVNETLGTEFEGDAFDTIGGLVLSRLGRAPEVGDSIEAGGYELTVEDVEGTRISRVTVSEAVPEAEGSSD; encoded by the coding sequence ATGGTAGCTGTCGACCTCGCCTTCTCGTTCGGGCGACTCCTCTTCGCCCTCTTCCTGGTCTTCCTGAACGGCTTTTTCGTCGCCGCGGAGTTCGCGTACGTCCGTATCCGACCGACGCAGATCGAAGAGCTCGTCGCGGAGGGGCGGTCGTCGGCGAAGCTCGTCCAGGAGGCCGAGGAGAACTTGGACGACTACCTCGCGACGACCCAGTTGGGTATCACGATCGCCTCGCTGGGGCTGGGGTGGGTCGGCGAACCGGCCATCGCCTCGCTTCTCGAGCCCGTACTGGGACCGGTGCTTCCCGCTGGGACGCTTCACCTGGTCTCTATCGTGATCGGGTTCAGCATCATCACGTTCCTGCACGTCGTCTTCGGGGAGCTCGCGCCGAAGACCCTCGCTATCGCGGACGCCGAACGGATCGCGCTATTGGTCGCCGCGCCGATGAAGTTCTTCTATTACATCTTCATCCCCGGGATCATCGTGTTCAACGGGACGGCGAACTTCTTCACGCGGCTCATCGGCGTCGCGCCGGCTTCCGAACGCGACGAGAGCCACAGCGAGGAGGAGATCCTCCGGATCGTCGCCCAGTCCGGCGAACAGGGAGCCGTCGACATGGACGAAGTCGAGATGGTCGAATCCGTCTTCGACCTCGGCGAGACGGTCGCCCGCGAGATCATGGTGCCGCGTCCGGACGTCGTCACCGTCCGCGCCGGCATGCCCCTCTCGGAACTCCGCGGCGTCGCCGCCAGCGGGAACTACACGCGGTTCCCCGTCGTCGACGAGGATGCCGACGAACCGGTCATCGGGTTCGTCCACGCGAAGGACGTCCTTCAGGCCATCGAGGCCGCAGACGGGGACGACGCGGGCGACGAACCGGCCGGTGAACCGACCGCTCGCGACCTCGCTCGAGAGGTCCTCATCGTCCCTGAGACCCGTCGAATCGACAGTATCCTCGCGGAGTTCCGCAAACAGAACGTCCAGATGGCCGTCGTCATCGACGAGTGGGGTGCCTTCGAGGGCATCCTGACCATCGAGGACGTCATCGAGGAGGTCGTCGGCGAGATCCAGGACGAGTTCGACGTCGCGTCGATGGAACCCTCGGTCGACGAACTCCCGGACGGCCGCTACGCCATGGACGGCGGCGTCCCGCTCGAAGACGTCAACGAGACGCTCGGAACCGAATTCGAAGGCGATGCGTTCGACACTATCGGCGGTCTGGTGTTGAGCCGTCTCGGTCGCGCGCCCGAAGTCGGCGACTCGATCGAAGCCGGCGGCTACGAGTTGACCGTCGAGGACGTGGAGGGAACTCGCATCTCGCGGGTGACCGTCAGCGAGGCCGTTCCGGAGGCCGAAGGGTCGTCCGATTGA
- a CDS encoding helix-turn-helix domain-containing protein has product MSGRGPKRELAEKIAGEITLSEDPGATLRKWRTDFDVSQTDLAAELEVSSSVISDYESGRRESPGIGVVGRLVDGLLAIDERRGGERIRQYGRVLSAGFESDVVYDLREYATSLPLRRLYDDLEATEVASSGTEQVSGHTVIDSIEAITRLSSEEFFRLYGQSTNRVLVFTNVTQGEGVGIALRVINPTPNAVILHGLEEEDLWDHAKELARIDGYSLAVTSAPLDDVLEHLMTLE; this is encoded by the coding sequence ATGAGCGGACGCGGACCGAAACGGGAACTCGCGGAGAAGATCGCCGGGGAGATCACGCTGAGCGAAGACCCCGGTGCCACGCTGCGCAAGTGGCGAACCGACTTCGACGTGTCACAGACGGATCTCGCGGCCGAACTCGAGGTCTCGTCGTCGGTCATCTCCGACTACGAGAGCGGTCGCCGCGAGAGCCCCGGCATCGGCGTCGTCGGACGACTCGTCGACGGGCTGCTCGCGATCGACGAGCGCCGCGGCGGCGAGCGCATCCGGCAGTACGGCCGGGTCCTCTCGGCGGGCTTTGAGAGCGACGTCGTCTACGACCTCCGAGAGTACGCCACGTCGCTCCCGCTGCGCCGGCTGTACGACGACCTCGAGGCGACCGAAGTGGCCTCGAGCGGCACCGAGCAGGTCAGCGGCCACACGGTCATCGACAGCATCGAGGCGATCACGCGCCTCTCGAGCGAGGAGTTCTTTCGCCTCTACGGCCAGAGCACGAACCGCGTCCTCGTGTTCACGAACGTCACGCAGGGCGAGGGCGTCGGCATCGCGCTGCGAGTGATCAATCCGACGCCGAACGCCGTGATCCTCCACGGGCTCGAGGAGGAGGACCTCTGGGATCACGCGAAGGAACTCGCGCGCATCGACGGCTACTCGCTGGCCGTCACCTCGGCCCCGCTCGACGACGTGCTCGAGCATCTTATGACGCTTGAGTAG
- a CDS encoding replication factor C large subunit, whose product MDWTEKYRPTTLSEVRGNNKARDELEEWAESWDDHRKSVIVYGSPGVGKTSAAHALAADMGWPVMELNASDSRGADVIEKVAGEAAKSGTLTAGEAGRRLVILDEADNFHGNADYGGSREVTRVVKDANQPIVLVANEFYDMSQSLRNSCETIEFRDVSKRSIVPVLRDICRREGIDFEEEALEKIAESTSGDLRSAVNDLQAVAEEAERLTVDDVVTSERDTTEGIFDFLDELIKEKDAEGALRASYDVDETPDDLLNWIEDNVPKDYEGAELADAYEFLSNADRWLGRVRATQNYSYWRYATDNMTAGVAASRRGDKGGWTRYGPPSYWSKLGRTKGTRNTRDSIAERIAEREGASVATARREILPFLSAMTHHCKNRDLTVRMAAAYDLDESEVSFVTGSGKDTNKVQSIVEDADELKAEKAVEHSGDAFFEADRSSGDGETVTAATDESGDDADDSSEQQALTATTSDDGDDAEAAADGTASTDEPDDDQSGLSDFM is encoded by the coding sequence ATGGATTGGACCGAGAAGTACCGCCCGACGACGCTGTCGGAGGTACGCGGCAACAACAAGGCCCGCGACGAGCTCGAGGAGTGGGCCGAGAGCTGGGACGACCACCGGAAGTCGGTGATCGTCTACGGCAGCCCCGGCGTCGGGAAGACGTCGGCTGCCCACGCGCTGGCCGCCGACATGGGGTGGCCAGTGATGGAGCTCAACGCCAGCGACAGCCGGGGGGCAGATGTCATCGAGAAGGTCGCCGGCGAGGCCGCGAAGAGTGGGACGCTCACCGCCGGCGAAGCGGGCCGTCGGCTGGTCATCCTCGATGAGGCGGACAACTTCCACGGCAACGCCGACTACGGTGGCTCGCGGGAGGTTACCCGCGTCGTCAAGGACGCGAATCAGCCGATCGTTCTCGTCGCGAACGAGTTCTACGACATGAGTCAGTCGCTGCGGAACTCCTGTGAGACGATCGAGTTCCGCGACGTGTCGAAGCGCTCGATCGTCCCCGTCCTGCGGGACATCTGTCGCCGCGAGGGGATCGACTTCGAGGAGGAAGCCTTAGAGAAGATCGCCGAGTCGACCAGCGGCGACCTGCGGTCGGCGGTCAACGACTTGCAGGCGGTCGCCGAGGAGGCCGAGCGACTGACCGTCGACGACGTAGTGACCAGCGAGCGCGACACCACCGAGGGGATCTTCGACTTCCTCGACGAACTTATCAAGGAGAAGGACGCCGAGGGCGCACTGCGGGCCTCCTACGACGTCGACGAGACGCCCGACGATCTGCTCAACTGGATCGAGGACAACGTCCCGAAGGACTACGAGGGCGCGGAACTGGCCGACGCCTACGAGTTCCTCTCGAACGCCGACCGCTGGCTCGGTCGCGTTCGGGCCACACAGAACTACTCCTACTGGCGGTACGCGACGGACAACATGACCGCCGGCGTCGCCGCCTCGCGCCGGGGCGACAAGGGCGGCTGGACCCGGTACGGCCCGCCGAGCTACTGGTCGAAACTCGGTCGCACCAAGGGGACGCGGAATACCCGCGATTCGATCGCCGAACGCATCGCCGAGCGAGAGGGTGCGAGCGTCGCCACGGCCCGCCGAGAGATCTTGCCGTTCCTCTCGGCGATGACACACCACTGCAAGAACCGCGATCTGACCGTCCGTATGGCCGCGGCCTACGACCTCGACGAATCGGAGGTCTCGTTCGTCACCGGTAGCGGGAAAGATACCAACAAGGTCCAGTCGATCGTCGAAGACGCCGACGAACTGAAAGCCGAGAAAGCGGTCGAGCACTCCGGCGACGCCTTCTTCGAGGCCGATCGGTCGAGCGGCGACGGTGAGACAGTCACCGCTGCGACCGACGAGAGCGGCGACGACGCCGACGACTCGAGCGAGCAGCAGGCGCTCACGGCGACGACGTCGGACGACGGCGACGACGCCGAAGCCGCGGCGGACGGGACGGCATCGACCGACGAACCCGACGACGATCAGTCCGGCCTGAGCGACTTCATGTGA
- a CDS encoding response regulator translates to MSGQSRNEPFDILLVEDNPGDVRLTQEAFKEAEPTISLHVTMDGNEALEFLFQRGKYEGVTYPDLVLLDLNLPKKDGHEVLKEIRDEEELTPVPILVLTSSETEEDVRESYELTANAYLTKSADPDEFASLMQSVADFWLRSAQLPPVPA, encoded by the coding sequence ATGAGCGGCCAAAGCCGCAATGAACCCTTTGACATCCTGCTCGTCGAGGACAATCCTGGAGACGTTCGTCTCACACAGGAGGCGTTCAAGGAAGCAGAACCCACTATCTCGCTTCACGTGACCATGGATGGTAACGAAGCACTTGAATTCCTGTTTCAGCGAGGGAAATATGAGGGAGTCACCTATCCGGATCTCGTGCTGTTAGATTTGAACCTACCGAAGAAAGACGGCCATGAAGTTCTCAAGGAGATCAGAGATGAGGAAGAATTAACGCCAGTTCCTATACTCGTATTAACTAGTTCTGAGACTGAAGAAGACGTACGAGAAAGTTACGAGTTAACCGCAAACGCGTATCTTACTAAATCGGCCGATCCTGACGAGTTCGCCTCGTTGATGCAGTCAGTTGCGGACTTTTGGCTCAGATCTGCCCAGCTTCCACCAGTTCCAGCGTAA
- a CDS encoding HalOD1 output domain-containing protein, with amino-acid sequence MDEVNKYVYTVDESETTTMAVLRIVAALHDESIMALPSLYNEGVNPEALNTLSSQLSEGAVEFDYYNSHLVIRADGTIFVDAERVPN; translated from the coding sequence ATGGACGAAGTCAACAAGTACGTGTATACGGTTGATGAATCGGAGACCACAACGATGGCCGTTCTTCGGATCGTTGCCGCTCTCCATGATGAATCCATTATGGCTCTTCCTTCGCTGTACAACGAAGGAGTCAACCCAGAAGCCCTCAACACACTCTCTTCTCAATTGAGCGAAGGTGCTGTTGAATTCGACTATTATAACTCCCATCTCGTGATCCGCGCCGATGGAACTATTTTCGTTGATGCGGAAAGGGTGCCGAACTAG
- the gcvH gene encoding glycine cleavage system protein GcvH yields the protein MSFDVPDDRRYLESHEWALETDGLVRVGISDFAQDELGDVVFVELPDEGDELDQEAEFGVVESIKAVSDLYAPVGGEVTAINEALFDAPELVNEDPFGEGWMLEIEADDLDELEDLLTADEYEDQIA from the coding sequence ATGAGCTTCGACGTTCCCGACGATAGACGGTACCTGGAATCGCACGAGTGGGCACTCGAGACCGACGGCCTCGTCCGCGTGGGCATCTCCGACTTCGCACAGGACGAACTCGGCGACGTGGTCTTCGTCGAACTCCCCGACGAGGGCGACGAACTCGACCAAGAAGCGGAGTTCGGCGTCGTGGAATCGATCAAGGCCGTCTCCGATCTCTACGCGCCCGTCGGCGGCGAGGTCACGGCCATCAACGAGGCCCTCTTCGACGCCCCCGAACTCGTCAACGAGGACCCCTTCGGCGAGGGCTGGATGCTCGAGATCGAGGCCGACGACCTCGACGAACTCGAGGACCTGCTGACCGCTGACGAGTACGAAGACCAGATCGCCTGA
- a CDS encoding metal-dependent hydrolase, which translates to MPSTVVHVAFAGLLGVALLGDEFDTRAILLVMGCAALMDLDTLIGIVVPGTHRAALHNVWIVVVPAAALLWDGAIREESVLRARWGTYGHRVAWASLAGVLFAHVLFDAFFNGVNLFWPLHDRFYDLSGSLLVTDQRGLVQTFVELDAGTLAESTVRGTTENTHYRTGFDPARDEPATAVERIFPIAATGERFVLVVAGFGTVLVRIVEDRRTD; encoded by the coding sequence GTGCCATCGACCGTCGTCCACGTCGCGTTCGCGGGCTTGCTCGGGGTCGCGCTGCTCGGCGACGAGTTCGATACCCGCGCGATCCTGCTCGTGATGGGCTGTGCCGCCCTCATGGATCTCGATACGCTGATCGGCATCGTCGTCCCCGGCACGCATCGCGCGGCGTTACACAACGTCTGGATCGTCGTCGTCCCCGCCGCCGCGTTGCTGTGGGACGGTGCGATCCGCGAGGAATCGGTCCTCCGAGCGCGGTGGGGGACCTACGGTCACCGCGTCGCGTGGGCCAGTCTGGCCGGGGTGCTCTTCGCACACGTTCTGTTCGACGCCTTCTTCAACGGCGTCAACCTCTTCTGGCCGCTCCACGACCGGTTCTACGACCTGTCGGGATCGCTGCTCGTGACCGATCAGCGCGGCCTCGTCCAGACGTTCGTCGAACTCGACGCCGGAACCCTGGCCGAGTCGACGGTCCGCGGAACCACCGAGAACACCCACTACAGAACCGGGTTCGATCCCGCGCGGGACGAGCCGGCGACCGCCGTCGAGCGGATCTTCCCCATCGCGGCGACCGGTGAACGGTTCGTGCTCGTCGTCGCCGGGTTCGGAACGGTGCTCGTTCGAATCGTCGAAGACCGGCGAACCGACTGA
- the gcvT gene encoding glycine cleavage system aminomethyltransferase GcvT, whose product MPLQTPPLRGIHDERGAKFTEFGGWDMPVEFDSIQTEHAAVREDVGIFDVSHMGQIHVTGPDATELMQRLTSNDVSRLAVGDSQYAAITDEDGIIIDDTVVYRLPDEGETPESRGDGDATATYLFVPNAGTDEATHERWISYRNEWGLEATVDNRTDEYAMFAVQGPNAVGIVEGVTAESVADLDRFEARYAAIDGVDCWTARTGYTGEDGFELIVPWAAATDIWTAFDCQPCGLGARDTLRIEAGLLLAGQDFHPDSNPRTPYEAGIGFTVALETEFVGRDALAAIEEAGVDERLVGFQLIDRGVPRHGYDITTTESRVIGTVTSGTMSPTLEQPIGLGYVPVEYAEPGTTLQVVVRGQSKKARVETTPFIDTV is encoded by the coding sequence ATGCCGCTTCAGACGCCGCCGTTACGTGGGATTCACGACGAGCGCGGAGCGAAGTTTACGGAGTTTGGCGGCTGGGACATGCCGGTGGAGTTCGATTCGATTCAGACGGAGCACGCGGCCGTGCGGGAGGACGTCGGGATCTTCGACGTCTCGCATATGGGCCAGATTCACGTCACCGGCCCCGACGCGACCGAGTTGATGCAGCGGCTCACCTCGAACGACGTCTCCCGGCTCGCAGTCGGCGACTCGCAGTACGCGGCGATCACCGACGAGGACGGGATCATCATCGACGACACCGTCGTCTATCGGTTGCCCGACGAGGGCGAGACGCCGGAATCCCGCGGCGACGGCGACGCCACCGCGACGTACCTGTTCGTCCCCAACGCCGGCACCGACGAGGCGACCCACGAACGGTGGATCAGTTACCGCAACGAGTGGGGTCTCGAGGCGACCGTCGACAACCGGACCGACGAGTACGCCATGTTCGCCGTGCAGGGGCCGAACGCGGTCGGCATCGTCGAGGGCGTCACTGCGGAATCCGTCGCCGACCTCGACCGGTTCGAGGCCCGGTACGCGGCGATCGATGGCGTCGATTGCTGGACGGCCCGGACGGGCTACACGGGCGAGGACGGCTTCGAACTGATCGTTCCCTGGGCGGCGGCGACGGACATCTGGACGGCGTTCGACTGTCAACCCTGCGGGTTGGGTGCACGCGATACGCTCCGCATCGAGGCCGGGTTGCTGCTCGCCGGACAGGACTTCCACCCCGACTCGAACCCGCGGACGCCATACGAGGCCGGCATCGGCTTTACCGTCGCGCTCGAGACCGAGTTCGTGGGCCGGGACGCACTGGCGGCGATCGAGGAGGCCGGCGTCGACGAGCGACTCGTCGGCTTCCAGTTGATCGACCGCGGCGTCCCTAGACACGGCTACGACATCACGACGACCGAGAGCCGGGTGATCGGCACCGTCACCAGCGGGACGATGAGCCCGACCCTCGAGCAGCCGATCGGCCTCGGGTACGTGCCGGTCGAGTACGCGGAGCCGGGGACCACCCTGCAGGTCGTCGTCCGCGGTCAATCGAAGAAAGCGAGAGTCGAAACCACACCTTTCATCGACACAGTATAA